In Malus sylvestris chromosome 15, drMalSylv7.2, whole genome shotgun sequence, a single genomic region encodes these proteins:
- the LOC126601226 gene encoding probable vacuolar amino acid transporter YPQ1 isoform X1 — protein MPLSYCVAENKPCSRWIQKYFKDCLCNLNDDISFVFGMISLVCWGVAEVPQIITNFHTKSSHGVSLAFLCTWVAGDVFNLLGCFLEPATLPTQLYTALLYTASTVVLVLQSVYYDYIYTWWKCRNITARQKDEEENKKPLNPKLADSGIPIPSASPKATPKREFYYTSARSLAGSGTPPFRTYMRAARSGPSAMTIDSDSSSEDESAPVTSNKNSVTQPRPIPRLAGYGTFLATSLNLPSQTKGLAQVYLGVTGRKLLQEHSVEHSTFGQWLGWLMAAIYMGGRLPQIWLNIKRGSVEGLNPLMFVFALIANVTYVGSILVRSTKWDSIQANMPWLLDAAVCVALDLFIILQYIYYKHWRKGTTRGEEDYTYYKEANHAAAS, from the exons ATGCCTCTCTCTTATTGTGTGGCGGAGAACAAACCATGCTCGCGTTGGATTCAGAAGTATTTCAAGGACTGCCTTTGCAATCTCAACGATGACATCTCGTTTGTTTTTGGTATGATAAGCTTGGTGTGTTGGGGGGTGGCTGAagttcctcaaatcatcacaaaCTTTCACACCAAGTCCAGCCACGGAGTCTCCCTCGCCTTCCTTTGCACTTGGGTCGCCGG GGATGTGTTTAATTTATTGGGTTGTTTTCTGGAACCAGCAACG TTGCCGACCCAGTTGTACACAGCTCTG CTCTACACAGCAAGTACTGTAGTATTAGTATTGCAAAGTGTGTACTATGACTACATCTATACATGGTGGAAATGCCGAAATATCACAGCAAGACAGAAG GATGAAGAAGAGAATAAAAAACCATTGAATCCAAAGTTGGCTGATTCAGGCATTCCAATACCAAGTGCTTCACCCAAAGCCACTCCTAAAAGGGAGTTCTACTATAC GTCAGCGAGATCTTTGGCTGGCAGTGGCACTCCGCCGTTTCGAACGTATATGAGGGCAGCTAGAAGTGGCCCTTCTGCAATGACAATAGACAGTGACTCATCTTCTGAGGATGAGTCAGCTCCAGTTACATCCAACAAGAACTCTGTTACCCAGCCTAGGCCAATCCCAAGATTG GCAGGGTACGGAACATTTCTAGCAACATCGCTTAACTTGCCTTCACAAACAAAGGGTTTGGCACAAGTATACCTGGGAGTAACTGGGAGGAAACTCTTGCAG GAACACTCAGTTGAGCATAGTACCTTTGGTCAATGGCTGGGCTGGCTAATGGCTGCTATATACATGGGCGGTCGACTCCCTCAGATTTGGTTAAAT ATTAAAAGAGGAAGTGTGGAG GGATTGAATCCTCTAATGTTCGTCTTTGCACTGATCGCAAATGTCACTTATGTGGGAAG CATACTTGTAAGAAGTACCAAGTGGGACAGCATTCAGGCCAACATGCCATGGTTGCTCGATGCTGCAGTTTGTGTGGCACTTGACTTATTT ATAATTTTGCAGTACATATACTATAAACACTGGAGGAAAGGGACTACAAGAGGTGAAGAAGACTACACGTACTATAAGGAAGCAAATCATGCTGCAGCTTCTTGA
- the LOC126601226 gene encoding probable vacuolar amino acid transporter YPQ1 isoform X2: MPLSYCVAENKPCSRWIQKYFKDCLCNLNDDISFVFGMISLVCWGVAEVPQIITNFHTKSSHGVSLAFLCTWVAGDVFNLLGCFLEPATLPTQLYTALLYTASTVVLVLQSVYYDYIYTWWKCRNITARQKDEEENKKPLNPKLADSGIPIPSASPKATPKREFYYTSARSLAGSGTPPFRTYMRAARSGPSAMTIDSDSSSEDESAPVTSNKNSVTQPRPIPRLAGYGTFLATSLNLPSQTKGLAQVYLGVTGRKLLQIKRGSVEGLNPLMFVFALIANVTYVGSILVRSTKWDSIQANMPWLLDAAVCVALDLFIILQYIYYKHWRKGTTRGEEDYTYYKEANHAAAS, translated from the exons ATGCCTCTCTCTTATTGTGTGGCGGAGAACAAACCATGCTCGCGTTGGATTCAGAAGTATTTCAAGGACTGCCTTTGCAATCTCAACGATGACATCTCGTTTGTTTTTGGTATGATAAGCTTGGTGTGTTGGGGGGTGGCTGAagttcctcaaatcatcacaaaCTTTCACACCAAGTCCAGCCACGGAGTCTCCCTCGCCTTCCTTTGCACTTGGGTCGCCGG GGATGTGTTTAATTTATTGGGTTGTTTTCTGGAACCAGCAACG TTGCCGACCCAGTTGTACACAGCTCTG CTCTACACAGCAAGTACTGTAGTATTAGTATTGCAAAGTGTGTACTATGACTACATCTATACATGGTGGAAATGCCGAAATATCACAGCAAGACAGAAG GATGAAGAAGAGAATAAAAAACCATTGAATCCAAAGTTGGCTGATTCAGGCATTCCAATACCAAGTGCTTCACCCAAAGCCACTCCTAAAAGGGAGTTCTACTATAC GTCAGCGAGATCTTTGGCTGGCAGTGGCACTCCGCCGTTTCGAACGTATATGAGGGCAGCTAGAAGTGGCCCTTCTGCAATGACAATAGACAGTGACTCATCTTCTGAGGATGAGTCAGCTCCAGTTACATCCAACAAGAACTCTGTTACCCAGCCTAGGCCAATCCCAAGATTG GCAGGGTACGGAACATTTCTAGCAACATCGCTTAACTTGCCTTCACAAACAAAGGGTTTGGCACAAGTATACCTGGGAGTAACTGGGAGGAAACTCTTGCAG ATTAAAAGAGGAAGTGTGGAG GGATTGAATCCTCTAATGTTCGTCTTTGCACTGATCGCAAATGTCACTTATGTGGGAAG CATACTTGTAAGAAGTACCAAGTGGGACAGCATTCAGGCCAACATGCCATGGTTGCTCGATGCTGCAGTTTGTGTGGCACTTGACTTATTT ATAATTTTGCAGTACATATACTATAAACACTGGAGGAAAGGGACTACAAGAGGTGAAGAAGACTACACGTACTATAAGGAAGCAAATCATGCTGCAGCTTCTTGA